The genomic interval AAGTGACTCTCGATCCAGCTCTCCCGTGAACGGCTGCGGCCGAAAACGGCGCCCCGAAAAGAACTCCGCCCACGACGCGAGATTGACCACTCGATAAGCGTATACCGAGCCGCGCCGAGGGGAGTCGAACTCCGGCCAGTCCTCGACCAGAGCACCCGCTTCAACCAACTCCGCGATCATGTGGCGGCCGAGTCGGCGCAGGCTGTCGATCATGCCGTCGGTCAGCTTCTGCCCGGAACGGAAAAACGGCCGCGTTTTCGAGGGGGTGGTGTCAGGCAATTGTTCCGCCCACCTCAAACCGAGTGGTCGGTTGGATTTCAGCGATGGCGGCAGAGCGCAGGCGAGACAGTCGGCAGGATTGGCAAAGTAGTAGTCAGCCATCCAGAGACAGAGCTCGCACAGTTCGCGGGGAATCAGGCTAACCGGATCGAGCAGGCGCAGAACCGGCTTGGTGGCCAGAGCCGGAGCAGGTTCTGTGTCGCCCAGATAGAAGCCGACCTGTCTGCGGCGACCGAATTCCACTAGTACTCGTTGCCCGGGTTCAAGAGTGCCGATCCCGTCAGGAAGATGGTAGGTGAAGGTCCGCCGGAGCGGCCCGGATACGGCGACATTGACAAGTTGCCGAGCGCCTGCCATAACTCGCTATATATGGAAAGGGCCGGCCATCGGCCAGCCCTTTCAAATCACTTTGGAGGCGTCGCTTAGAGTGTTTTGAGCTTTTCGAGCACCTCGGCGCGTCGCGCCTTGTTGCCGGTAGCCTCATAGAGCTCGGCCAGACGCTCCCAGACAGCTTTGTCGTCCGGACGAAACTCGACCACTTTCTCGTACGCGGTCGCCGCTCCCGGAAAGTCCCTCATTTGCAGATTGCAGTCGCCCAACGATACCCAGTAATCGACCTCATCGGGGGCGAGCTCGGTCGCGCGAGTGAAGGCCACCTTGGCTTCATCCATTTTCTGCAGGATGGCCGCCATCAGGCCGTATTCCGACGCCACCGCGGCATCATCGCCGGAGAGCTCGAATGCGCGTTTCAAAAAGACACGGGCAGAGTCGAATCGTTGATCCCTGACGCCCTGCCAGTTTTTGGACGCGGCTTCGTTGCCTGCCTCACGGCTGGCCCGCGACGAGTCGCCGGCCAGGCGGCCGTAGTGCTGCTGATACCTCGCGGCCCCGACCAGAGCCGTGACGTCTTCCGGATTGATTTCGAGGATGCGCCCGAAAGTGGCATAGGCCGAGTCGTACTCCTTGCAGTTGTTGTAGCAGATTGCCAGGTTGTGGGCCGTGCCTACAACGGCGTCGCGGTTGGCCGCATCCTCCAGGACTGCAGGAGTTGCCAGCGTCAAGTCGATATACTCGCGGAACCAGGGAATCGACGCGCAGTAGTCGTTCATCTGGACATAGTCATACGCTATCGACGTGAGTATCTGGGTGCGGTCGGCGGCCAGGGGCAGCGCCCGCATTAGGTACTCAATCGCCTTATCGTATTTGCCGGTACGCTCGTTGACGGTAGCCAGTCCGATGAACGGCTTGACATCGGTGGAATCGATGACTATGGCAATGGCCATGTTGTCCTGGCAGCTATCGATAATGGC from Candidatus Zixiibacteriota bacterium carries:
- a CDS encoding tetratricopeptide repeat protein, producing the protein MLKLTLVITIVMLLVGSVAAEKARKLPAKAYIQSAKIEILGYGESKEEARIKLAQAMLDSLFLYWGPHSEGYYWYSQIKWDLAKEKANLKDRLPLVAQAIAYADSLAWTCGNDQIKKDYRKDCDKLDEQLDSVRVHEWREYYNDGVNQITEVEQQMEAVKVETDSAALAYYQTRLDAIIDSCQDNMAIAIVIDSTDVKPFIGLATVNERTGKYDKAIEYLMRALPLAADRTQILTSIAYDYVQMNDYCASIPWFREYIDLTLATPAVLEDAANRDAVVGTAHNLAICYNNCKEYDSAYATFGRILEINPEDVTALVGAARYQQHYGRLAGDSSRASREAGNEAASKNWQGVRDQRFDSARVFLKRAFELSGDDAAVASEYGLMAAILQKMDEAKVAFTRATELAPDEVDYWVSLGDCNLQMRDFPGAATAYEKVVEFRPDDKAVWERLAELYEATGNKARRAEVLEKLKTL